The following coding sequences are from one Nicotiana tomentosiformis chromosome 3, ASM39032v3, whole genome shotgun sequence window:
- the LOC104098300 gene encoding small ribosomal subunit protein bTHXc codes for MASLLIGSFPMASKSMVPISPNLSFSRSHSIAGTVSVAATPSSFSANSSNLPLIYCGRGDKKTAKGKRFNHSFGNARPRNKKKGRGPPRVVAPPAAPKRDPFDDGQVIKIEINE; via the exons ATGGCGTCGTTGTTAATTGGCTCGTTCCCTATGGCCTCTAAATCCATGGTTCCCATCTCTCCTAATTTATCCTTTTCCCGCTCTCACTCCATCGCCGGAACTGTCTCAGTTGCCGCAACGCCTTCATCTTTTTCTGCCAATTCCTCCAACCTCCCACTGA TTTACTGCGGGAGAGGGGACAAAAAGACTGCCAAAGGCAAGCGCTTCAATCACTCCTTTGGGAAT GCAAGGCCAAGGAACAAGAAGAAGGGAAGAGGACCACCAAGGGTTGTGGCGCCTCCAGCAGCTCCAAAGAGAGATCCATTTGATGATGGCCAGGTCATTAAAATTGAGATTAATGAATGA
- the LOC104098306 gene encoding pleckstrin homology domain-containing protein 1, which translates to MASLWRAAMGAAQSNDDYDGVEFWSNPERAGWLTKQGEYIKTWRRRWFVLKQGKLFWFKEANVTRGSRPRGVIPVANCLTVKGAEDVLNKQFAFELSSRTDTMYFIADSEKEKEDWINSIGRSIVQHSRSVTDDEILDYDSRK; encoded by the coding sequence ATGGCAAGCCTATGGCGAGCGGCGATGGGCGCAGCCCAATCAAACGACGATTACGACGGCGTAGAGTTCTGGTCGAATCCTGAACGCGCAGGCTGGCTCACAAAACAAGGGGAGTACATAAAGACGTGGCGTCGCAGGTGGTTCGTGTTGAAACAGGGGAAGCTGTTCTGGTTCAAGGAAGCTAATGTCACGCGCGGATCGCGACCGCGTGGGGTGATTCCGGTAGCTAATTGCCTCACTGTTAAGGGCGCCGAAGATGTTCTCAATAAGCAGTTTGCCTTTGAGCTTTCCAGTCGCACGGATACCATGTATTTTATCGCTGATTCAGAGAAGGAGAAGGAGGATTGGATCAATTCGATCGGACGGTCCATAGTGCAGCACTCTCGGTCTGTCACTGATGACGAGATTCTCGACTACGATAGCCGGAAATAG